From Polynucleobacter sp. JS-JIR-II-b4, a single genomic window includes:
- the rplM gene encoding 50S ribosomal protein L13 — MKTFSAKSHEVVHEWFVIDATDKVLGRVASEVALRLRGKHKPEYTPHVDTGDFIVVINSSKLRVTGTKGLNKIYYRHSGYPGGISSTNFDKMQDRFPGRALEKAVKGMLPKGPLGYAMIKKLKVYGDANHPHTAQQPKALEI, encoded by the coding sequence ATGAAAACTTTTTCTGCAAAATCCCATGAGGTAGTGCATGAATGGTTCGTGATTGACGCTACGGACAAAGTCCTCGGTCGTGTCGCCAGTGAAGTGGCACTCCGTCTACGCGGCAAGCACAAGCCTGAATACACCCCACACGTTGATACTGGCGACTTTATCGTTGTCATCAATTCATCTAAGCTCCGTGTCACAGGCACAAAAGGCTTGAACAAAATTTATTACCGTCACAGCGGATACCCAGGCGGTATTAGCTCGACTAACTTCGACAAAATGCAAGACCGTTTCCCAGGTCGCGCTTTGGAGAAGGCTGTGAAGGGTATGTTGCCAAAAGGCCCACTAGGCTATGCCATGATCAAGAAATTGAAAGTTTATGGCGACGCTAATCATCCGCACACGGCTCAACAGCCTAAAG
- a CDS encoding OsmC family protein, with protein MECRVSWLGNGGMAFSAETGSGHLVNMDGAPEAGGKNLAPRPMELLLAGAGGCSAFDVVLILQRARQAISGCEVVLQAERATEDPKVFTKINLHFTVKGKDLDQAKVDRAVKLSHEKYCSATTMLAKTAELTYSVEIIAE; from the coding sequence ATGGAATGTCGAGTAAGTTGGTTGGGTAATGGCGGCATGGCTTTTTCTGCAGAAACTGGCAGTGGCCACCTCGTAAACATGGATGGTGCCCCTGAAGCTGGTGGCAAAAACCTCGCTCCAAGGCCAATGGAGCTTCTTTTAGCGGGTGCAGGCGGATGCTCTGCATTTGATGTGGTTTTAATCCTACAAAGGGCCCGTCAGGCCATTAGTGGCTGTGAAGTGGTTCTCCAGGCTGAGCGAGCTACAGAAGACCCTAAAGTCTTCACGAAGATCAATTTGCACTTTACGGTCAAAGGGAAAGACTTGGATCAGGCAAAGGTGGATCGCGCCGTAAAGCTCTCACATGAAAAATATTGTTCAGCTACGACCATGTTGGCCAAAACTGCAGAACTGACCTACAGCGTCGAAATCATTGCGGAATAA
- the pyrC gene encoding dihydroorotase gives MSNSPTQIQLIQPDDWHLHIRDGEVMKDVLADTARQFARAIIMPNLKPPVTTVDLAKAYQSRIESNLKSLGVSDFTPLMTLYLTDNTSADEVRKAKTAGIAAFKLYPAGATTNSDAGVSDLKHCHAALEAMQAVGMPLLVHGEVTSSEIDIFDREAVFIDEVLEPLRQQFPELKIVFEHITTKQAAHYVRDVATGAKNTIAATITPQHLLMNRNAIFAGGIRPHNYCLPVLKREEHRVALLEAATSGNARFFLGTDSAPHAKGAKEAACGCAGCYSAFNALGLYAEAFESVGKLDKLEGFASFFGPDFYSLPRNSKKITLVKQAQSIPAELPLGDATIVPLRAGETIAWSLV, from the coding sequence ATGTCTAATAGCCCTACACAAATTCAACTGATTCAGCCGGACGATTGGCATTTGCACATTCGTGATGGTGAAGTGATGAAAGATGTGTTGGCGGACACTGCACGTCAATTTGCGCGTGCGATCATCATGCCTAATCTCAAACCACCAGTAACTACTGTGGATTTGGCTAAGGCCTATCAATCTCGCATTGAATCGAATTTAAAGTCTCTGGGTGTCAGTGACTTCACGCCTTTAATGACTTTATATCTCACTGACAATACTTCTGCAGATGAAGTTCGTAAAGCTAAGACTGCAGGCATCGCAGCATTCAAGCTATACCCCGCAGGTGCAACGACGAATAGTGATGCTGGTGTTAGTGATCTTAAACATTGCCATGCGGCATTAGAGGCTATGCAGGCTGTTGGTATGCCGCTCTTAGTGCATGGTGAAGTAACCAGCTCTGAAATTGATATCTTTGATCGTGAGGCGGTCTTTATTGATGAGGTGTTAGAGCCTCTGCGTCAACAGTTTCCTGAGCTCAAAATCGTTTTTGAACATATCACTACCAAGCAGGCTGCTCACTATGTGCGTGATGTAGCGACGGGTGCCAAGAATACGATTGCAGCCACGATTACTCCGCAGCATTTGCTCATGAACCGCAATGCTATTTTTGCTGGTGGCATTCGTCCCCACAATTATTGTTTGCCTGTGCTCAAACGTGAAGAGCATCGCGTTGCTTTACTGGAAGCCGCAACTAGTGGAAATGCTCGTTTCTTCTTGGGTACCGATAGTGCGCCTCATGCTAAGGGCGCCAAAGAGGCGGCTTGTGGCTGTGCGGGTTGCTATAGTGCCTTTAATGCTCTAGGTTTATATGCCGAAGCATTTGAGAGTGTTGGCAAACTGGATAAGTTAGAAGGCTTTGCTAGTTTCTTTGGTCCTGATTTTTATTCTCTGCCACGCAATAGCAAAAAAATTACTCTGGTAAAGCAGGCGCAAAGTATCCCTGCTGAATTGCCATTGGGTGATGCCACTATCGTTCCGCTGCGTGCTGGCGAAACCATCGCCTGGTCACTCGTTTAA